A region from the Alnus glutinosa chromosome 5, dhAlnGlut1.1, whole genome shotgun sequence genome encodes:
- the LOC133869290 gene encoding receptor-like protein EIX2, producing MVSSHIYICSEIEKKALLSFKEGLIDPSGRLFSWVGEDCCDWTGVTCDNTTGHVVKLDLKNPFPVSEFYFLNEESSTPYTEYEYHRDEVEQAYHKSCLGGKISPSLLNLQHLSYLDLSLNNFNGYTVPRFFGSLESLTYLNLSFSMFAEIIPTHLGNLSRLQYLDLNLGNINLQKVLNWVDVVNMLPSLVELHLVNCGLVSLPQSISSINFTLLSVLDLSSNSFNSFIPHWLSNVSGLSTINLDSSSLRGAIPIGLGHLTSLRSLNIAGNHFTGKIPSSFANLCNLQTLYLRSNNISGEITEFVDGLSQCSNSSMEYLDLSKNMLLGGNLPYSLGGLKNLKAIEFQGCSFWGSIPDSIGNMSSLQTFDLSNNKMNGTIPESIGKLSMLVSLSLARNSWEGVLIEAHFQNLTRLKSLSLSTKFSANWTLVLDVKHDWVPPFMLTEIKLEKMQIGPNFPAWLKTQNELKYLWLNNVGISDTIPHDLWKFCPNVTSWSLSGNKLRGQVPYFQFHPLAYYIDLSSNHLEGPLPLFPGNLSDISLYNNMFSGPIPENIVELLPKLSWLDLSSNTITGRIPYSIGKLKELTCLILRNNSLSGKLPPHWKDLQQLWLLDLSENNISGNVPSSMRHLGSLGVLSLGQNHLEGELPSFFRNYGNLQTLDLGGNKFSGKLPTWIGESLPDLLRLSLRSNLFYGNIPQQLCLLSGFRILDLAHNEFSGAIPQCLGSFSNDKNSEIPYGEQMMLVSKGREYLYVDSILYLVHSIDLSGNNLSGEIPDNITSISKLVSLNLSMNHLSGKIPEKIGNLHMLESLDLSMNELSGPIPKSLSSLNFLSRLNLSFNNLSGKIPNGNQLQTLHDSSIYEGNALLCGPPLSTKCSEDEIRPRVKPNGGNRVANKNGKGIESILFYISMAAGFIVGFWGVCGTLIIKTSWRQAYFRSFDKLKDKIVVLVMIKIVHLRRKFKSERS from the exons ATGGTTAGCAGCCATATCTATAT ATGCTCCGAGATTGAGAAAAAAGCACTTCTTAGCTTCAAAGAAGGTCTCATAGATCCATCAGGTCGTCTCTTTTCTTGGGTTGGTGAGGATTGCTGCGATTGGACAGGCGTTACCTGTGACAACACCACCGGGCATGTCGTCAAGCTTGACCTCAAAAACCCATTTCCGGTgagtgaattttattttctcaatgaaGAAAGTTCGACCCCATATACAGAATATGAGTATCATCGTGATGAAGTAGAACAAGCTTACCACAAGTCATGCTTGGGGGGTAAGATAAGTCCTTCGTTACTCAATTTACAGCATTTGAGTTACCTAGACCTAAGCTTGAATAATTTTAATGGATACACTGTTCCGAGGTTTTTTGGTTCCCTTGAGAGTTTGACATATCtcaatctctctttctcaatGTTTGCCGAAATTATTCCTACCCATCTTGGGAATCTATCAAGGCTACAATATCTAGACCTTAATTTGGGAAATATTAATCTTCAGAAAGTACTAAATTGGGTTGATGTGGTTAATATGCTCCCTTCCTTGGTGGAGTTGCACCTAGTTAACTGTGGACTTGTTAGTCTTCCTCAATCTATTTCCTCCATCAACTTCACATTGCTTTCAGTGCTTGATCTCTCTTCCAACAGTTTTAACTCCTTCATACCTCACTGGTTGTCAAATGTGAGTGGCCTTTCAACAATCAATCTTGATTCCAGTTCACTTAGAGGTGCTATTCCAATTGGTCTGGGACATCTAACCAGCTTGCGCAGCTTGAATATAGCTGGCAACCATTTTACTGGAAAGATTCCGAGCTCATTTGCCAACCTTTGCAATTTGCAAACATTATATCTGCGGAGCAACAATATAAGTGGGGAGATAACCGAGTTTGTGGACGGCTTGTCTCAATGTTCCAATAGTAGCATGGAGTATCTAGATTTGAGTAAAAATATGTTGCTTGGGGGGAACTTGCCCTATTCATTGGGAGGACTCAAGAATTTGAAAGCTATTGAATTCCAAGGTTGTTCTTTTTGGGGTTCAATTCCAGACTCTATCGGAAACATGTCTTCATTGCAAACATTTGACCTCTCGAACAATAAAATGAACGGAACGATTCCAGAAAGCATTGGGAAACTGTCAATGCTTGTTTCGTTGAGCCTTGCTCGGAATTCTTGGGAAGGTGTCCTAATTGAAGCTCATTTTCAAAATCTCACCCGATTAAAATCTCTTAGCTTGTCTACGAAATTTTCTGCGAATTGGACATTGGTTTTAGATGTCAAACACGATTGGGTTCCTCCTTTTATGCTAACGGAAATTAAATTAGAAAAGATGCAGATCGGCCCAAACTTTCCAGCGTGgctaaaaacacaaaatgaaCTCAAATATCTTTGGCTCAACAATGTTGGCATTTCTGACACCATTCCGCATGACCTTTGGAAGTTCTGCCCAAATGTCACCTCTTGGAGTCTATCCGGGAACAAACTACGTGGACAGGTACCATACTTTCAATTTCACCCTTTGGCATATTATATTGATTTGAGTTCCAACCACTTAGAGGGTCCACTCCCACTTTTTCCTGGTAATTTGAGTGACATATCTCTCTATAATAATATGTTTTCTGGACCTATTCCTGAAAACATAGTGGAGCTACTACCCAAGTTATCTTGGTTGGACCTGTCTTCAAATACAATTACTGGTAGAATTCCCTACTCTATTGGAAAGCTAAAGGAATTGACATGTCTTATTTTGAGAAACAATTCCCTATCCGGGAAACTACCCCCTCATTGGAAGGATTTACAACAGTTATGGTTGTTGGACTTGTCAGAGAACAATATATCCGGTAATGTTCCCAGTTCAATGCGACATCTGGGTTCATTAGGGGTATTATCATTGGGCCAAAATCATCTTGAAGGAGAGCTTCCCTCTTTCTTTAGAAACTATGGAAACTTGCAAACCCTTGATCTTGGAGGAAACAAATTCTCTGGAAAACTTCCAACATGGATAGGAGAAAGTCTACCAGATTTATTGAGGTTAAGCCTAAGGTCCAACTTGTTTTATGGGAACATACCTCAACAATTATGCCTTCTTTCAGGTTTTCGAATCCTAGACCTTGCACACAATGAATTTTCAGGAGCAATCCCTCAATGTTTAGGAAGCTTCAGCAATGATAAAAATAGTGAAATTCCATATGGTGAGCAAATGATGCTGGTTTCAAAAGGAAGAGAATATCTATACGTTGATTCAATCCTTTATCTTGTTCATTCAATAGACCTTTCGGGTAACAACCTATCAGGAGAAATACCTGATAATATAACAAGCATCTCAAAATTGGTCAGTTTGAATTTATCAATGAACCATCTGTCTGGCAAAATTCCTGAAAAAATCGGGAATTTACACATGTTAGAATCACTTGATCTCTCAATGAATGAGCTATCTGGTCCTATTCCTAAAAGCTtgtcttctttgaacttcttaaGTCGCTTGAATTTGTCATTCAACAACTTGTCTGGAAAGATTCCAAATGGGAATCAACTTCAAACACTTCATGACTCTTCTATCTACGAAGGTAATGCTTTACTCTGTGGACCTCCTCTTTCGACCAAGTGTTCAGAAGATGAAATTAGACCGAGAGTAAAACCAAATGGTGGTAATAGAGTAGCCAACAAAAATGGAAAGGGAATTGAGTCAATCTTGTTCTACATTAGCATGGCAGCTGGATTTATTGTTGGATTTTGGGGAGTTTGTGGAACACTGATTATCAAAACTTCATGGAGACAAGCTTACTTCAGAAGCTTTGATAAATTGAAAGACAAGATTGTTGTGCTCGTTATGATCAAAATTGTTCACTTGCGACGGAAGTTCAAGTCGGAGAGAAGTTGA
- the LOC133869291 gene encoding receptor-like protein EIX2, giving the protein MVDTHVFLSTFHLILIFFLSLLGNASYLQLIKPASCTKSPIFKCSEVEREALLSFKDNLKDPSGRLSSWVGDDCCNWTGVGCDNITGQANVVKLDLKSPFDEENNLCLEGKISPSLLNLKHLSYLDLSLNNFSGNTIPNFLGSIESLRYLNLSFSMFAGVIPPHLGNLSRLEYLDLQTYSFVTQQVIPYPGLNLLEAKSLEWFAGFPSLRYLNLGFINLTKVPDWLDAVNMLPFLVELHLAGCGLVSLPHSISSVNFTVLSVIDLSYNNFNSSIPHWLSNVSGLSTINLASNYYIGGDIPIGLGHLTNLRILDLGGNNLIGMIPSSFSNLCNLQTLDLQTNNIIGMIPSSFSNLCNLQTLNLQYNNISGEITELVDGLSQCSNSSLEYLDLSYNYFLGGNLPSSLGGLNKLQALDLSGNQMIGTIPKSIGKLSMLVSLNLDWKSLKGVLTEAHFQNLTRLKSLQLSTELSANQTLVLDVKKDWVPPFKLADIFLRNVWIGPNFPAWLKTQNELKDLQINNAGISDTIPHGLWKCFPNVTFWSLSGNELRGQVPYFQFHPRAYHFDLSSNKLEGPLPLFPGNFSALSLDNNMFSGPIPENIGELLPNLKSLDLSSNSIIGKIPHSIGMLKELDFLWLQNNSLSGKLPPYWKDLDQLLVLDLAKNNISGNVPSSMRHLRSLEVLSLSQNNLEGELPSFFRNYRFLQSLDLRGNKFSGKLPAWIGKSQPYFLMLNLRSNLFHGDIPQQLCNLSQLRILDLAHNYFSGAIPQCLGNLCRDDIYQYDYDTQISLVAKGRDYLYDRSVYGIIYSVDLSHNNLSGEIPDSITSLLRLVSLNLSMNHLTGRIPERIGTLDQLQSLDLSMNELYGPIPESLSSLTFLSHLNLSFNNLSGKIPNGNQLQTLYDDDSSIYEGNSLLCGPPLSTKCSEDETKPRVAKENGRGIESISFYISMVAGFIVGFWGVCGTLIIRTSWRHAYFRSFDNLKDKIAVFVMVKIVRLLRKVK; this is encoded by the coding sequence ATGGTTGACACTCACGTCTTTCTATCCACTTTTCATCTCATcctcatttttttcctttctctgctTGGAAATGCATCCTACCTACAGCTTATTAAACCCGCTTCATGCACCAAAAGCCCAATTTTCAAATGCTCAGAGGTGGAGAGGGAAGCACTTCTTAGCTTCAAAGACAATCTTAAAGATCCGTCAGGGCGTCTCTCTTCTTGGGTTGGTGATGATTGCTGCAACTGGACAGGCGTTGGCTGTGACAACATCACAGGACAAGCAAATGTCGTCAAGCTTGACCTCAAAAGCCCATTTGATGAAGAAAATAATCTGTGCTTGGAGGGTAAGATAAGTCCTTCATTACTCAATTTAAAGCATTTGAGTTACTTGGACCTAAGTCTGAATAATTTTAGTGGAAACACTATTCCAAACTTTTTGGgttcaattgaaagtttgaggtatctcaatctctctttctcaatGTTTGCCGGAGTTATTCCTCCCCACCTTGGGAATCTATCAAGGCTAGAATATCTAGACCTCCAAACATATTCATTCGTCACTCAGCAAGTCATTCCCTATCCAGGATTAAATTTGTTGGAAGCCAAAAGCCTAGAGTGGTTTGCTGGTTTTCCTTCTCTTAGGTACCTTAATTTGGGATTTATAAATCTTACTAAAGTACCGGATTGGCTTGATGCGGTAAATATGCTCCCTTTCTTGGTTGAGTTACACCTAGCTGGTTGTGGACTTGTTAGTCTTCCTCACTCTATTTCTTCCGTCAACTTTACAGTGCTTTCAGTCATTGATCTCTCTTACAACAATTTTAACTCCTCCATACCTCACTGGTTGTCAAATGTGAGTGGGCTTTCAACAATCAATCTTGCGTCCAATTATTATATAGGTGGTGATATTCCGATTGGTTTGGGACATCTAACCAACTTGCGCATCTTGGATTTGGGTGGCAACAATTTAATTGGAATGATACCAAGCTCATTTTCCAACCTTTGCAACTTGCAAACTTTAGATCTGCAAACCAACAATATAATTGGAATGATACCAAGCTCATTTTCCAACCTTTGCAACTTGCAAACTTTAAATTTGCAATACAACAATATAAGTGGGGAGATAACTGAGCTTGTGGATGGCTTGTCTCAATGTTCCAATAGTAGCCTTGAGTATCTAGATTTGagctataattattttcttgggGGAAACTTGCCCTCTTCATTGGGAGGACTCAATAAGTTGCAGGCACTTGACCTCTCGGGGAATCAAATGATCGGAACCATTCCAAAAAGCATCGGAAAACTATCAATGCTTGTGTCGTTGAACCTTGATTGGAAATCTTTGAAAGGTGTCTTAACTGAAGCTCATTTTCAAAATCTCACCAGACTAAAATCACTTCAGTTGTCTACGGAACTTTCTGCAAATCAGACATTGGTTTTAGATGTTAAAAAGGATTGGGTTCCACCTTTTAAGCTGgcagatatttttttaagaaatgtgTGGATCGGCCCAAACTTTCCAGCGTGGCTAAAGACACAAAATGAACTCAAAGATCTTCAGATCAACAATGCTGGCATTTCTGACACCATTCCGCATGGCCTCTGGAAGTGCTTCCCAAATGTCACCTTTTGGAGTCTATCCGGTAACGAACTACGGGGGCAGGTACCATACTTTCAATTTCACCCTCGAGCATATCATTTTGATTTGAGTTCCAACAAGTTAGAAGGCCCACTCCCACTCTTTCCTGGTAATTTTAGTGCATTAAGTCTCGATAATAATATGTTTTCCGGACCTATTCCTGAAAACATAGGGGAGCTGCTGCCCAACTTAAAATCGTTGGACCTGTCTTCAAATTCCATTATTGGTAAAATTCCCCATTCTATTGGAATGCTAAAGGAATTGGATTTTCTTTGGTTGCAAAACAATTCCCTATCTGGGAAATTACCTCCTTATTGGAAGGACTTGGATCAGTTATTGGTCTTAGACTTAGCAAAGAACAATATATCCGGCAATGTTCCAAGTTCCATGCGACATCTGCGTTCACTAGAGGTATTGTCATTGAGCCAAAATAATCTCGAAGGAGAGCTTCCCTCTTTCTTTAGAAATTATAGATTCTTGCAAAGCCTTGATCTTCGAGGGAACAAATTCTCTGGAAAACTTCCAGCATGGATAGGAAAAAGTCAACCATATTTCTTGATGTTAAACCTAAGGTCCAACTTGTTTCACGGGGACATACCTCAACAGTTGTGCAATCTTTCACAACTTCGAATCCTAGACCTTGCACACAATTATTTTTCAGGAGCAATCCCTCAATGTTTAGGAAACTTGTGTAGAGATGATATTTATCAATATGACTATGATACACAAATCTCGTTGGTTGCCAAAGGAAGAGACTATCTATATGATAGATCTGTTTATGGTATTATCTATTCTGTAGACCTTTCGCATAACAATCTATCAGGAGAAATACCTGATAGTATAACAAGCCTCTTGAGATTGGTCTCCTTGAATTTATCAATGAATCATCTAACTGGAAGAATTCCTGAAAGAATTGGGACTTTAGACCAATTACAATCACTTGATCTCTCGATGAATGAGCTTTATGGCCCTATCCCTGAAAGCTTGTCTTCTTTGACATTCTTGAGTCACTTGAATTTGTCATTCAACAACTTGTCTGGAAAAATTCCAAATGGGAATCAACTTCAAACACTGTATGATGATGACTCTTCCATCTACGAAG